DNA from Sulfurimonas gotlandica GD1:
AACTATCTATTACTCAAAAAAATCTTGCAGAGATTTTAGAGGTTCCAGAAGGGACTGTTAGTAGTTGGGCAGTCAAAAATGAGATACCGAGACTTGGCAAAAAAGCAATCGAATTCTACATACAAAACAGAAAAAATCAAGAAGTTGTAGATAGCTATAAAAACTTTGTTAAGCTTTTACAGAGCGCATAAACCTATGCGCTCCTTGAGTTTTCAAACTCATTTGCACTTTGAATAACTTCAAAAGTAAGTTTTTCTAACTCCTCTGTTTCTATATCATATTTGTCACAAAAATTCTCAACAGCTTTAATATCAAATTTCTCTAAGTTCTTTGCAAACATATATATATCTCCAAGAACACCTTCTCCTCCATTAATCGCTTCTTTTATCTCACTGTCTATATTCAACTCTTCCAAAATAGTATTTATATTAACATTGAAAAGGGTATCTAAAAGCGATATAACTCCAACAAAGTAAACCTTAGATGATAGATCTTTAACACCACTGTCTTGAATCTGTTTGGATACTTCAACCATTAGATTTGTTCTGCACTTTAAAAGTTGCATTAGTGGAGATTCTGACTCTTGTTCATTCAGGGTTCCATTCGTAGAGTAAACCATGAGCATAAGCCACTGAGTTAGCGGTGTTCTTCCCATAAGAGTTAAAATTTGACGAACTGAAGATATGTTTTGTCTAAAGTGAAATGAGCCAGAATTCACATACTTTAAGAGTTGCAAAGAGATTGCATGATTTTCTTCAAACTTTTCAACTATTTCATCTATACTAGAATCACTCATAATATAGTTACATAGATTAATTGCTGTTAAGCTATTTGGGTCGAACTTCTCTTGTTCTAAAATCTTTGGCTTAGAAAAGAAATAGCCTTGAACATAATTACCATTAAACTTTTTAGCCTTATCATACATATCATGAGTCTCTACTTTTGTAAAAATCACTACAAGGTCAGAAGATTGAAGAAGGTCTAGGTTTTCACTGGGTGTATTAACATCAACTTTAATATAAGTAATATATTTTAAAAGTTTAGAGAACTTATCTAAAGTCTCTTTTGTAAGTAACACATCGTTTATAGCCAATAGATAGCCCATTTCACTAAGTTTTATTATTCTTTGTTCAAGAGCTTCAGTAATTTCCATGTTTGCTTGTATCGCAAATATAAAGTGCTCTTTTGGTATATAGAATACCACATCATGCATCAGAAATTTTTTATCTGCTTTGATAAATGCCTTATTGTCACCAAGTAGATTTTTAACACCAAATTTATTCAGTACATTACTTAAGACTGTAACGGTTGCATGCCTATCATTTTTAATATTAGAGCTTTGGTTGGAGTCTCGATAAAGTAATTCATATGCAAATATATTATCGTACTTATCTAAAATAGGCTGTCTGGCTATATATAAATTTGAGTTCATTCTTAAATCTCTTTGACAAATTTTTGTCACTATTATACAAAAGTATTCTTAAGCTCGCAAAAAGTGATTCTTTGATACTATATAATTTACTATATAGTTAGGAGCAGTTAATGAAACCAAAAGACGAAATAACAAGAAGTCTACTCATAGATAGAAGCACATGGGATGAGGCAATGAAGTACTCTAGAAGTAGATACAAAATGAGCTTAAGCAAAGTAGTTGAATCACTTCTTCAAGAGTGGCTTGCAAAAGAAAAGAGAAAACCTTTAGATAATGA
Protein-coding regions in this window:
- a CDS encoding EAL and HDOD domain-containing protein; protein product: MNSNLYIARQPILDKYDNIFAYELLYRDSNQSSNIKNDRHATVTVLSNVLNKFGVKNLLGDNKAFIKADKKFLMHDVVFYIPKEHFIFAIQANMEITEALEQRIIKLSEMGYLLAINDVLLTKETLDKFSKLLKYITYIKVDVNTPSENLDLLQSSDLVVIFTKVETHDMYDKAKKFNGNYVQGYFFSKPKILEQEKFDPNSLTAINLCNYIMSDSSIDEIVEKFEENHAISLQLLKYVNSGSFHFRQNISSVRQILTLMGRTPLTQWLMLMVYSTNGTLNEQESESPLMQLLKCRTNLMVEVSKQIQDSGVKDLSSKVYFVGVISLLDTLFNVNINTILEELNIDSEIKEAINGGEGVLGDIYMFAKNLEKFDIKAVENFCDKYDIETEELEKLTFEVIQSANEFENSRSA